In Halovulum dunhuangense, a genomic segment contains:
- a CDS encoding zinc-dependent alcohol dehydrogenase: MQALVYTAPNTLEVTDAPLPVPGPGDLLVRVHAVGICGSDMHAYHGHDSRRPAPLILGHEAAGIIAEGPRAGERVTINPLVVDPDCPAARAGRPHLSPTRQIISMPPRPGAFAGFVTIPARNVLPVPDAFDLQRAALAEPLAVGWHAVRIGLERLDQPLRDVTALVLGGGAIGLAAALVLRRAGVRALHVAEPHPERRALIAGQGGMSAYDPREGDGIDAPDLVIDAVGTEATRAAASRLVRPGGVIVHVGLLPGESGFDIRRITLQEITLMGSYCYTPGDFADTLAAMVAGELGPLDWFETRPLAEGPAAFADLDAGRVAAAKIVLLPDGA, encoded by the coding sequence ATGCAGGCGCTTGTCTATACCGCCCCGAACACGCTGGAAGTGACCGACGCGCCCCTGCCCGTGCCGGGGCCGGGCGATCTGCTGGTGCGGGTCCACGCGGTGGGCATCTGCGGGTCCGACATGCATGCCTATCACGGCCATGACAGCCGCAGGCCCGCGCCGCTGATCCTGGGCCACGAGGCGGCGGGCATCATTGCCGAGGGGCCCCGCGCGGGCGAGCGGGTCACGATCAATCCGCTGGTGGTCGATCCCGACTGCCCCGCCGCGCGGGCGGGCCGGCCGCATCTGTCGCCCACGCGGCAGATCATTTCCATGCCGCCGCGCCCCGGCGCCTTTGCCGGTTTCGTGACGATCCCCGCGCGCAACGTGCTGCCGGTGCCCGATGCGTTCGATCTGCAGCGTGCCGCGCTGGCCGAGCCGCTGGCGGTGGGCTGGCACGCCGTGCGCATCGGTCTCGAACGTCTCGACCAGCCCTTGCGCGATGTCACCGCGCTGGTGCTGGGCGGGGGCGCCATCGGGCTGGCGGCGGCGCTGGTGCTGCGCCGCGCCGGCGTGCGCGCGCTGCATGTGGCCGAGCCGCATCCCGAGCGCCGGGCGCTTATCGCGGGGCAGGGCGGGATGAGCGCCTATGACCCGCGCGAGGGCGATGGGATCGACGCGCCCGACCTGGTGATCGACGCGGTGGGCACCGAGGCCACCCGCGCCGCCGCCTCGCGCCTGGTGCGGCCCGGCGGCGTGATCGTGCATGTGGGGCTGCTGCCCGGCGAGAGCGGCTTCGACATCCGCCGCATCACCCTGCAGGAGATCACGCTCATGGGCTCCTACTGCTACACGCCGGGCGATTTCGCCGACACGCTGGCCGCCATGGTGGCAGGAGAGTTGGGGCCGCTCGACTGGTTCGAGACGCGGCCCCTGGCAGAGGGCCCTGCGGCCTTTGCCGATCTGGATGCGGGCCGGGTGGCGGCGGCCAAGATCGTGCTGCTGCCGGACGGGGCGTAA
- a CDS encoding nucleoside triphosphate hydrolase, with amino-acid sequence MPSTPDALADRALQHLLTLQGPRKLVAMAGPPGAGKSTVTEVLARRLAELGRTAAVVPMDGFHLDNRVLSARGLLSRKGAPETFDAAGFLHLVSRIAGGEEVVYPVFDRPRDIAIAGAAVLGPETEFVLFEGNYLLLDADPWARLKEYWNFSVRIDVPEEELRARLMARWRDEGLPDAEASAKVEGNDMPNAALVRDRSLSGDLVLALSG; translated from the coding sequence ATGCCGTCCACGCCTGACGCCCTTGCCGACCGCGCGCTGCAACACCTTCTGACCCTGCAAGGCCCGCGCAAGCTGGTGGCGATGGCCGGCCCGCCGGGTGCGGGCAAGTCCACCGTGACAGAGGTGCTGGCGCGGCGGCTGGCCGAGCTGGGCCGAACTGCGGCGGTGGTGCCGATGGACGGCTTCCATCTCGACAACCGGGTGCTGTCGGCGCGCGGGCTCTTGTCGCGCAAGGGCGCGCCGGAAACCTTCGACGCGGCCGGCTTCCTACATCTCGTCTCCCGGATCGCGGGCGGCGAGGAGGTGGTCTACCCGGTCTTCGACCGCCCCCGCGACATCGCCATCGCGGGCGCGGCCGTGCTGGGCCCGGAGACGGAGTTCGTGCTGTTCGAGGGGAATTACCTGCTGCTCGACGCCGACCCCTGGGCACGGCTCAAGGAATACTGGAACTTCTCGGTGCGGATCGACGTGCCCGAGGAAGAGCTGCGCGCCCGCCTCATGGCGCGCTGGCGGGACGAGGGCCTGCCTGATGCAGAGGCATCCGCCAAGGTCGAGGGCAACGACATGCCCAATGCCGCGCTGGTGCGCGATCGCAGCCTGAGCGGCGATCTGGTCCTTGCGCTTTCGGGCTGA
- a CDS encoding ATP-binding cassette domain-containing protein, translated as MEPILKARGLVKRYGRVTAIDNCDFDLMPGEILAVIGDNGAGKSSLIKAVSGATIPDEGEVWLDGRPVRFTSPNDARAAGIETVYQQLAMSPALSIADNMFMGRELRRPGILGKWFRMLDRPAMQRIAREKLTELGLMTIQNINQAVETLSGGQRQGVAVARAAAFGSRVIILDEPTAALGVKESRKVLELIQDVKARGIPIILISHNMPHVFEVADRIHIHRLGKRLTVVNPSDISMSDAVALMTGAMKPDAVHA; from the coding sequence ATGGAACCCATTCTCAAAGCCCGCGGCCTTGTGAAACGCTACGGCCGCGTCACCGCCATCGACAATTGCGACTTCGACCTGATGCCGGGGGAAATCCTGGCCGTGATCGGCGACAACGGCGCGGGCAAGTCGAGCCTGATCAAGGCCGTCTCGGGCGCGACCATCCCGGATGAGGGCGAGGTCTGGCTGGACGGGCGACCGGTGCGGTTCACCTCTCCCAACGACGCGCGCGCGGCCGGGATCGAAACCGTCTACCAGCAGCTTGCCATGAGCCCGGCGCTGTCCATCGCCGACAACATGTTCATGGGCCGCGAGCTGCGCCGCCCCGGCATCCTGGGCAAATGGTTCCGCATGCTCGACCGGCCAGCCATGCAGCGCATCGCCCGCGAGAAGCTGACCGAGCTGGGGCTGATGACGATCCAGAACATCAACCAGGCGGTCGAGACCCTGTCGGGCGGCCAGCGCCAGGGCGTGGCCGTGGCCCGTGCGGCGGCCTTCGGGTCGCGGGTCATCATCCTTGACGAGCCGACGGCCGCGCTTGGCGTCAAGGAAAGCCGCAAGGTGCTGGAACTCATCCAGGACGTGAAGGCGCGCGGCATCCCGATCATTCTCATCAGCCACAACATGCCGCATGTGTTCGAGGTGGCCGACCGCATCCACATCCACCGGCTGGGCAAGCGGCTTACGGTCGTGAACCCGTCGGATATATCGATGTCGGATGCCGTGGCCCTGATGACCGGAGCGATGAAACCCGATGCCGTCCACGCCTGA
- a CDS encoding ABC transporter permease translates to MSDGHESAATAADTVAEFHDSRRGFARRLQHTLHVTPSLVPLIVLLSAVVGFSLLLGERFLSPFALTLILQQVQIIGIVALAQSLVILTAGIDLSVGAVMVLSSVVMGQFTFRYGLPPQIAVLCGLACGALCGLISGMLVAIVRLPPFIVTLGMWQVVLATNFLYSRNETIRAQDIEANAPILQFFGERVDIGGAIFTNGVIFMLILALVLAYALRFTAWGRHVYAVGDDPEAAGLSGVNVRRTLISVYVLAGTICAFAGWALIGRIGSVSPTSGQLANIESITAVVIGGISLFGGRGSILGALFGALIVGVFTLGLRLAGADPQWTNLLIGMLIIAAVAVDQWIRRVSV, encoded by the coding sequence ATGTCAGACGGCCATGAAAGTGCCGCCACCGCCGCCGATACGGTCGCCGAGTTCCACGACTCGCGCCGCGGCTTCGCCAGGCGCCTGCAACACACGCTGCATGTCACCCCCTCGCTGGTGCCGCTGATCGTGCTTCTGTCGGCGGTGGTGGGCTTCAGCCTGCTGCTGGGAGAGCGCTTCCTGTCGCCCTTTGCGCTGACGCTGATCCTTCAGCAGGTGCAGATCATCGGCATCGTGGCGCTGGCGCAGTCGCTGGTGATCCTGACCGCGGGCATCGACCTGTCGGTGGGCGCGGTGATGGTGCTGTCCTCGGTGGTGATGGGGCAGTTCACCTTCCGCTACGGCCTGCCCCCCCAGATCGCCGTCCTGTGCGGGCTGGCCTGCGGGGCGCTTTGCGGGCTGATCAGCGGCATGCTGGTCGCGATCGTGCGCCTGCCCCCCTTCATCGTGACGCTGGGCATGTGGCAGGTCGTGCTGGCGACGAATTTCCTTTATTCCCGCAACGAGACGATCCGCGCGCAGGACATCGAGGCGAACGCGCCGATCCTGCAATTCTTCGGTGAGCGGGTGGATATCGGCGGCGCCATCTTCACCAATGGCGTGATCTTCATGCTGATCCTGGCGCTGGTGCTGGCCTATGCGCTGCGCTTCACCGCCTGGGGGCGCCATGTCTATGCCGTGGGCGACGACCCCGAGGCGGCGGGGCTGTCGGGCGTGAACGTGCGCCGCACGCTGATTTCCGTCTATGTGCTGGCGGGGACCATCTGCGCCTTTGCCGGCTGGGCGCTGATCGGGCGGATCGGGTCCGTCTCGCCCACCTCGGGCCAGCTTGCCAACATCGAAAGCATCACCGCCGTGGTGATCGGGGGCATCTCGCTTTTCGGCGGGCGCGGCTCGATCCTGGGGGCGCTGTTCGGCGCGCTGATCGTGGGGGTGTTCACCCTCGGCCTGCGGCTTGCCGGGGCCGATCCGCAATGGACGAACCTGCTGATCGGCATGCTCATCATCGCCGCTGTCGCGGTGGACCAGTGGATCCGGAGGGTATCGGTCTGA
- a CDS encoding substrate-binding domain-containing protein, with protein MLRKTTTALLTGAIALTAGSAAFAAGHEPMSACLITKTDTNPFFVKMREGAEAATEALGIELMAFAGQFDGDHETQVAAIETCIASGAKGILLTASDTSSITPAVEQAREAGLLVIALDTPLSPADAADATFATDNFEAGRLIGAWAAGQLGDEAANARIGLLNIAVSQPTVGVLRNQGFLTGFGIELGDPNRWGDEEDPRIVGHDVTAGSEEGGRQAMENLLAIDPTINVVYTINEPAAAGAYEALRAIGRENDVLVVSVDGGCPGVTNVAEGVIGATAQQYPLDMARLGIEAIAAHAADGSLPETSPGLDFFNTGVQLITDAPVEGVPSISSAEGLELCWG; from the coding sequence ATGTTGAGGAAAACCACCACGGCCCTGCTGACGGGTGCCATCGCGCTGACGGCCGGAAGCGCCGCCTTCGCGGCCGGACACGAGCCCATGTCCGCCTGCCTGATCACCAAGACCGACACCAACCCCTTCTTCGTGAAGATGCGCGAGGGCGCTGAGGCCGCCACCGAGGCGCTGGGCATCGAGCTGATGGCCTTTGCCGGCCAGTTCGACGGCGACCACGAGACCCAGGTCGCGGCCATCGAGACCTGCATCGCAAGCGGCGCCAAGGGCATCCTGCTGACCGCCTCGGACACCTCGTCGATCACGCCCGCGGTGGAGCAGGCCCGCGAGGCGGGGCTTCTGGTGATCGCGCTCGACACGCCGCTTTCGCCCGCGGACGCCGCAGATGCCACCTTCGCCACCGACAATTTCGAGGCCGGCCGCCTGATCGGCGCCTGGGCCGCGGGCCAGCTTGGCGACGAGGCCGCGAATGCCCGCATCGGGCTTCTGAACATCGCCGTGAGCCAGCCCACCGTGGGCGTGCTGCGCAACCAGGGCTTCCTGACCGGCTTCGGCATCGAGCTGGGCGACCCGAACCGCTGGGGCGACGAGGAAGACCCGCGCATCGTGGGCCATGACGTGACCGCCGGCTCCGAGGAAGGCGGCCGCCAGGCCATGGAGAACCTGCTCGCCATCGATCCCACCATCAACGTGGTCTACACCATCAACGAACCCGCCGCCGCCGGCGCCTACGAGGCGCTGCGCGCGATCGGGCGCGAGAACGACGTGCTGGTCGTCTCGGTGGATGGCGGCTGCCCGGGCGTCACCAACGTGGCCGAGGGCGTGATCGGCGCGACCGCGCAGCAGTACCCGCTCGACATGGCGCGGCTGGGCATCGAGGCGATCGCGGCCCATGCCGCCGACGGCAGCCTGCCGGAAACCTCGCCGGGGCTCGACTTCTTCAACACCGGCGTGCAGCTTATCACCGATGCGCCCGTCGAGGGGGTCCCGTCGATCTCCTCCGCAGAGGGGCTGGAGCTGTGCTGGGGCTGA
- a CDS encoding ROK family transcriptional regulator, whose product MDHVPEQDAGAGTWPQPGRGTNQSGMREHNERLVLTLLRRRANLAKADIARETGLSPQTASRLIGTLESEGLILRGKPQRGRIGQPSVPLSLNPEGAFFLGLKVGRRTTEMVVTDFMGRILDREKRLYGYPDFDAVMEFARGSAAALCARMPAGHRDRVAGLGVAMPFHLWNWAAMIGVAPERMANWQTRDLGAELRAVLSIPVFVQNDASAAASAELVFSRKPLPASFLCFYLAFFVGGGLALGNRLYTGATGNAAGFGPLLVPDLDGVIRPLIDIASLASLEQSLQQEGCDTVQLWRAPEGWDLPQATLEAWVRRAAHGLAHAILATQTILDLEAVLIDGWLPRALLDRLTTQIRADLDAIDMTGMARPDVGAGTVGVDARALGAASLPLSARFLVD is encoded by the coding sequence ATGGATCATGTGCCGGAACAGGACGCCGGTGCCGGGACGTGGCCGCAGCCCGGTCGCGGCACAAACCAGAGCGGGATGCGCGAGCATAACGAGCGGCTGGTCCTTACCCTGTTGCGGCGCCGCGCGAACCTGGCCAAGGCCGACATCGCCCGCGAGACGGGCCTGTCCCCGCAGACCGCCTCGCGGCTGATCGGCACGCTCGAGTCGGAGGGGCTGATCCTGCGCGGCAAGCCGCAGCGGGGCCGCATCGGCCAGCCCTCGGTGCCGCTCTCGCTCAATCCCGAGGGGGCCTTCTTCCTGGGCCTCAAGGTGGGCCGGCGCACCACCGAGATGGTCGTGACCGATTTCATGGGCCGCATCCTCGACCGCGAAAAGCGGCTTTACGGCTATCCCGATTTCGACGCGGTGATGGAGTTCGCGCGCGGCTCTGCCGCGGCGCTGTGCGCGCGGATGCCGGCCGGGCATCGCGACCGGGTCGCGGGGCTGGGGGTGGCGATGCCCTTCCATTTGTGGAACTGGGCCGCGATGATCGGGGTCGCGCCCGAGCGGATGGCCAACTGGCAGACCCGCGACCTGGGCGCCGAACTGCGCGCCGTGCTGAGCATTCCGGTCTTCGTGCAGAACGACGCCAGCGCCGCCGCCAGCGCCGAGCTGGTCTTCAGCCGCAAGCCGCTGCCGGCGAGTTTCCTGTGCTTCTACCTGGCCTTCTTCGTGGGCGGCGGGCTTGCGCTGGGCAACCGGCTCTATACCGGGGCGACCGGAAACGCGGCGGGTTTCGGGCCCCTGCTGGTGCCCGATCTTGACGGGGTGATCCGCCCGCTCATCGACATCGCCTCGCTTGCGAGCCTCGAGCAGAGCCTTCAGCAGGAGGGGTGCGATACCGTGCAGCTCTGGCGCGCGCCCGAGGGCTGGGACCTGCCGCAGGCCACGCTGGAGGCATGGGTCCGGCGGGCCGCGCATGGGCTGGCGCACGCGATCCTGGCCACGCAGACCATCCTCGATCTCGAGGCGGTGCTGATCGACGGCTGGCTGCCCAGGGCGCTGCTGGACCGGCTGACCACGCAGATCCGGGCCGATCTCGACGCGATCGACATG